The region ACCCGTAGGTCCGCGGCCCGCTTGAGCGAAGAGAACTACTGCTGCGGAACGATGCTGACGGTCTTGCGACCGCGCTTGGTGCCGAACAGGACCGCACCGGCGGACAGCGCGAACAGCGTGTCGTCGCCGCCACGGCCGACCAGGTCACCGGGGTGGAACTTGGTGCCACGCTGCCGGATGATGATCTCACCGGCGCTGACGACCTGACCACCGAAGCGCTTCACGCCGAGTCGCTGGGCCGCGGAGTCACGACCGTTACGCGAGCTGGACGCACCCTTTTTGTGAGCCATTGGAGGACGACCTACTTCCCGCTGGAGATGCCGGTCACCTTGACCTGGGTCAACGGCTGACGGTGACCCTGGCGCTTGTGGTAGCCAGTCTTGTTCTTGAACTTGTGGATCCGGATCTTCGGGCCCTTGGTGTGCGCGGCGATTTCGCCGGACACCGCGACCTCGGCAAGCTTTGCCGCGTCGGTCACCAGGTCGTCACCGTCGACGAGGAGCACCGCGGTGAGCTTCACCGCGTCACC is a window of Micromonospora sp. WMMD961 DNA encoding:
- the rpmA gene encoding 50S ribosomal protein L27 — protein: MAHKKGASSSRNGRDSAAQRLGVKRFGGQVVSAGEIIIRQRGTKFHPGDLVGRGGDDTLFALSAGAVLFGTKRGRKTVSIVPQQ
- the rplU gene encoding 50S ribosomal protein L21 produces the protein MYAIVKTGGKQYKVAEGDVIEVEKLTGAPGDAVKLTAVLLVDGDDLVTDAAKLAEVAVSGEIAAHTKGPKIRIHKFKNKTGYHKRQGHRQPLTQVKVTGISSGK